The Akkermansia sp. RCC_12PD genome contains the following window.
CCTGCGGCGGATGTCGATGACGGCCCAGAGGCAACTTGCCTCAATGATGCCGTTTCCCTCCGCATCCCGGACTTCCAGATTGCGGCGCGCCTGGAGGGGAGAGGCCTGGGCCGTGCAAGTGCGCAGCTCCACGGTCTCCTTCCAGGCCGGTCGGCGCCTGATAGCCATGTCCAGGCGAACTTCCACCCAGGCCAGCCCGCGGGACATGACGAAATCATAGCCGAACCCCAGGGTGGAGGCGTGTGCCTCCGCTATTTCCTGAAGCCAGTGCAGAACCGTCTCCGGCTTCATGAGGCCGTCCGGTCCGCTTTCATAACTGCGGACGGAGGCTTGCGTGGAAAAGGTCCCTGCGGCTTCAAGATGTTTCATAACCGTACATGCTACCCGGACCTTCCCGCGGGAGCCAGTCAAAAACGGGTAATAAAGCCGTAAAAACAGCGGGAGAATGCACGGCCGGAGTTGGGCCATTCCGCCCGTTTCCGGCGTTAAAGAATGCTCCGGAAATAGGCAATGGTTTTTTCCAGCCCCTGTTCCAGCGGAATGACCGGCTGCCAGCCGAGCTTTTCATGCGCCAGCCGTATGTCCGGCTTGCGCTGGACGGGGTCGTCCTGGGGAAGGGGGCGGAACACCGTTTTGGAAGAAGCCCCGATTATTTCAATGACTTTTTCCGCCAGCTCCAGGATGGTGAACTCTCCCGGATTGCCGAGGTTGACGGGACCGTGGAAATCTTCTGCCGCCATCATTCGGACCATGCCTTCCACCAGATCGTTCACATACTGGAAACTCCGGGTCTGCCTGCCCGTGCCATAGATGGTAAGATCTTCCCCCTTCAGCGCCTGGACGATGAAATTGGAAACCACGCGGCCGTCATTCAGGGCCATTCGCGGCCCGTATGTATTGAAAATGCGGATCACCCGCACGTCCACGCCCATCGTGCGGTGGTAATCCATGAACAGGGTTTCCGCGCACCTTTTGCCTTCGTCATAACAGGAGCGCGGGCCTGCGGGATTGACGTTGCCCCAGTAGGTTTCCGGCTGGGGATGCACGGCGGGATCGCCGTATACCTCGCTGGTGGAGGCCTGGAGAATTCTGGCATGGCACCGTTTGGCAAGAGCCAGCACGTTGAGGGCGCCGAGTACGGAAGTCTTGAGCGTATGAATGGGATCGTGCTGGTAGTGAGGGGGGGAGGCGGGGCAGGCAAGATTGTAGATTTCATCCACTTCCACGGAAAAAGGCTCTGTAATGTCGTGTGCCAGCGCCCGGAATCCGGGACGGTCCAGCAGGTGCAGGAGATTCTTTTTGGAACCCGTAAAATAATTGTCGATGCTGGTGACCTCGTGACCGTCGTCCAGCAGGCGTTCACAGAGATGGGAGCCAATGAATCCGGCTCCCCCGGTGACTAAAATCCTTTTGCTCATGGTAGCGTTTGCATGCGTTTTTGCATCCCGGCGCATTCTCCGGCTCCTGACAGTTCCGTTTGGAACGGTAAAACCGCTTCCTGCCGTGCGCCGCCGCTTAATGTCACATATCCGTCACGGCATGGCAAGCTTCATCAAGGAATACCGCGGCCGCCAGGGCATTCTCTTTGTCCCGCAAATTCAGGATTTGGGAAGGGTCAGGAGAAAGCTGGCGCCCCCCAGCGTACCGAACTCCAGTTTCAGGTCCCCCCCCAGGGAGCGGGCAATGTCCCGTGCCAGGGAAAGTCCCAGGCCTACGCCGGGTTTCCGGCTGTTAGTGGCTTCCTTTGTGCGCCGGAACGGCTTGAATACCAGCTTGCGGTGCTTGGGGGAAATGCCGGGACCGTTGTCCCGGAAGCGGATGACGATATTATGGCGGTCCGCCTGGACGGTCAGCTGGACTTTGGCGTTTTCCCCCTTGGCGTATTTGATGGCGTTGGAAGTCAGGTTGTCCATGATCTGCTCCACAGCCACGGCGTCCGTATGGACGGGCAGGATGCGGATGGGCTGGGCCAGGGCAAAGGAAAAGCTGATGCCCGTTTCCCGCAGGCGCCGCTCTATCTTCTCCGCAATGGGTTCAAAAAGTTCCTGGCAGGTGAGCGTGTCCTTCGTGCGCCGGATGGCGTTCCTCTGAAGTTTGGAATAAGCCAGCACATTGTCTATCAGGTGTTCCAGTCTACGGCATTCCCGCTGCATGTTGGCGTAATATTCCGGTTTTTTTTGTTCCGGTACCATGCCGTCCTCCAGCATCTCCGTGTACAGGGAGAAAGAGGTGAGCGGTGTTCTGAGTTCATGAGTGACGGCGGAAACGAAATCCCCGCGCCTCTGCTCCAGGCGGAACGTACCCAGCATCAGCCAGATAACGCCGGCCGCCCCCAGCAGCACCATGCTCCAGATCAGAGTAAGGGTCCACGTCAGCATCTGTTTGTGATCCTGAACAGGCAGCTCTGCCGCGTCTCCCGGCAGGAAAACGAGGGGAGCGTTGGCAAAGAAAAGCGTGCCTTCCCGTCCGGCCTCTTCCGCTGGCGGGGCGGCGGGATCGAAAGTCGCCAGACGGCTTTGAGGGAGCGCCTTGGCCACCTGTTCCGGGAGACGCCTGTTCAGGCTCTCCATATTCATCAGGGCTCCCTGCAGGTAAACGCCGCGGTTGGTATGCACCT
Protein-coding sequences here:
- a CDS encoding acyl-ACP thioesterase domain-containing protein, with product MKHLEAAGTFSTQASVRSYESGPDGLMKPETVLHWLQEIAEAHASTLGFGYDFVMSRGLAWVEVRLDMAIRRRPAWKETVELRTCTAQASPLQARRNLEVRDAEGNGIIEASCLWAVIDIRRRRPVPLNKYITQFPEVPCDEIVSAVRLDMKNLQPEIREWTAERRDMDFNRHINNAAYLVWALESLPEAWQAERALTGIHLHFRKESHAGEQMKSLLFRQENLTCHHIMQGDELRAEAVLEWT
- a CDS encoding UDP-glucuronic acid decarboxylase family protein yields the protein MSKRILVTGGAGFIGSHLCERLLDDGHEVTSIDNYFTGSKKNLLHLLDRPGFRALAHDITEPFSVEVDEIYNLACPASPPHYQHDPIHTLKTSVLGALNVLALAKRCHARILQASTSEVYGDPAVHPQPETYWGNVNPAGPRSCYDEGKRCAETLFMDYHRTMGVDVRVIRIFNTYGPRMALNDGRVVSNFIVQALKGEDLTIYGTGRQTRSFQYVNDLVEGMVRMMAAEDFHGPVNLGNPGEFTILELAEKVIEIIGASSKTVFRPLPQDDPVQRKPDIRLAHEKLGWQPVIPLEQGLEKTIAYFRSIL
- a CDS encoding HAMP domain-containing sensor histidine kinase gives rise to the protein MNRRIRIILLTVSLLLVVGTLGWLTHVLLIQAEETGHSEHRIKVESLAHEAKLEMDRLLTAFITFEQARGYYEYLPFYAYRRPYDQRMDAPAPSEPARSSNLASYLPDYVTAYLQISPSGQVSGPALNKELSERLNGEKNLYQRLNEKVSALISLPASGNLWADIRNEILHEVPEPEPPRDGLPAQVETVSSLVPVEDGGNLYILRQVHTNRGVYLQGALMNMESLNRRLPEQVAKALPQSRLATFDPAAPPAEEAGREGTLFFANAPLVFLPGDAAELPVQDHKQMLTWTLTLIWSMVLLGAAGVIWLMLGTFRLEQRRGDFVSAVTHELRTPLTSFSLYTEMLEDGMVPEQKKPEYYANMQRECRRLEHLIDNVLAYSKLQRNAIRRTKDTLTCQELFEPIAEKIERRLRETGISFSFALAQPIRILPVHTDAVAVEQIMDNLTSNAIKYAKGENAKVQLTVQADRHNIVIRFRDNGPGISPKHRKLVFKPFRRTKEATNSRKPGVGLGLSLARDIARSLGGDLKLEFGTLGGASFLLTLPKS